From Juglans regia cultivar Chandler chromosome 9, Walnut 2.0, whole genome shotgun sequence:
TAAACCAAACTCGGTACCGGACCCAACCCACCGGTTTGGTCTGATTTATCGATTCACCGATTTATTTTTACACCCTTATGTAAaactataaattgatataattttaaatttgatttataaaaaaaataattttattatttaatatatcatgtcaaattaatttaatttataaatttatttttatgtaatttatttgtaaccaaaaaaatattttaaaaaaaaaatttgaattattgtGATTCACAAAAAattgggctgggctgggctttTCATCACAAAAACGGTGACGTCTCACAGTCTTTTGCCAGTTGTTACCTTCCCCTTCCGTATCTTCACCCACATCACTGGCGACATAGCCAATCACCAGTCGCCAAGTGCCAAAGTCTGCTGTTTCTCAACCATGGGCCCACCACAACCAGCACCACCGGCGGCACCCAAATCCTCCGTTCCGCTCATCGGCCACCTGATAAGCCTGGACACGACCCTCTCCCGGCAGCTCCACTCCCTGACCCAACCCGTTCTCCCATCCTCTCTCCTACTCCTCCTCGAGCTCTCCGCCGACTTCCGCCTCTTCTTCccgatctccctctctctcctcctatCCCCCTCTCTCCTCCGCCCCTTCCTTCCCCCTCTCCTCCTCGGTCTTCTCCTCGATCTCGCCCTCATCGGCCTCGTCAAGCTTCTCTTTCGCCGATCCCGCCCTCCCCACAACCACACCCACAGCATGAACGTCGCCGTTTCTGCCGACCACTTCTCATTCCCCAGCGGCCACGCCTCCCGCGTCTGTTTCGTGGCTTCCCTCGCTCACCTCTCAGCTGCTGCCATTCGCCAGGGTCATCACGAGGCTAGTAAGACCGTGAATTTCGTT
This genomic window contains:
- the LOC109013119 gene encoding probable lipid phosphate phosphatase beta, which produces MGPPQPAPPAAPKSSVPLIGHLISLDTTLSRQLHSLTQPVLPSSLLLLLELSADFRLFFPISLSLLLSPSLLRPFLPPLLLGLLLDLALIGLVKLLFRRSRPPHNHTHSMNVAVSADHFSFPSGHASRVCFVASLAHLSAAAIRQGHHEASKTVNFVLLVVWVWAVLTSVSRVLLGRHFVSDVFVGACLGVLEAVFSFRFLKF